From Candidatus Pedobacter colombiensis, one genomic window encodes:
- a CDS encoding two-component regulator propeller domain-containing protein, which translates to MKIIKWRLINLCISILVLFHSTQAQNPVTFSNYTIENGLSQNSVISITQDKSDFMWFGTRQGLNRYDGYQFKSYINHPADRNSLSNNEVQAMLTDSEGTLWVGTANGLNRYDSKTDTFIQIHTRSKKGVNSGGIECLYEDPDKNLWVGTLRGLNLLTDKSKNTFKAFQFKGIKDDGIYTVYAIFKDSRGNLWIGTDSGLLCMSLKNGRYQYERFKYGAENKSGISSNYITCINADAQQNLWIGTSNGVCLFNYATKSFTVYGHDNKNPNSIVHNDIRTITRDQQGMLWIGTQEGLSILDPVSKKFTNYQHDPELKNSISHNSVHSIYQDVNKTMWVGTYFGGVNYSHLISTRFKTYQNSKLKSSISSNIVSSIVEDEHNNLWIGTEGGGLDYLDSKTNNYTIYKTNPKDPTSITSNLVKIMCKENSGKGELIIGTHYGGLNIFNPKTGQFKHILNVKDAKNTIGTAEILALRQDSYGTIWIGSRNGLTILRRQNGTFPDHTTKSVLDKYFKSKKGVQVLFEDGNKKLWLGTSAGLYRYNFSSRILTPFTKKENDSTRLQSDYINCVVQTTKGLICVGTYFGGISVYNEQTNHFKTYMEVDGLANNNVLGIVEDGSGNLWISTANGLSELNLNTGKFRNYTRSDGLAGNEFNARSYFKDSKGEIFLGGLNGLTSFHPKEIETNKYKAPVVFTGLKLFNQPIEVGGPDQLLKQQILSTKEITFKHDQNHFTLGFALLNYIKPDKNKYAYKLEGYDEQWNYTNNPSAIYTNLPSGSYHFIVKGLNNDGIPGSNQAGINIKILPPIWASWWAYVFYALLFSVILFLTVRYLFIRALLKRSEDVQKMKLNFFTYISHEIRTPLTLILGPLEHLLKTTKDNPEINKQVLPIKNNADRLMRLITELMDFRKVETGNLKLHVSSGNIIEFTQEIFHAFQHLADTRAIHYIFDHKQEYIELHFDKVQLEKVLFNLLSNAFKFTGGHGSIQVSIEETVQEVVLKVRDNGKGIPLESQQKLFSDFFQVDERGSGHIGSGIGLALSKSIVESHHGSIGIESNPATATQPGDTCFTLTLKKGKSHFKNNEFTDDQYHHSGNTIYTVPVAISNLEAETKITHGETILIVEDNPEIRQMLMGLLGTDYRLNETADGLDGWETAVELLPDLIICDVMMPVMDGLELCKKLKTDERTSHIPVILLTAKSSQIHQVDGLETGADCYITKPFNIDLLKLNIRNLLQSRATMRQKFSKEVNLQPQNITVSTVEHAFMIKIVQYIEDHMSEQDFNVPELAANIGMSQPVLYKKIRAITDLSVNDFIKTIRLKKAAQLFAQKTYNVSEVSYLVGFNDPKYFSREFKKQFGHTPKAYVNSLTEQES; encoded by the coding sequence ATGAAAATTATTAAATGGAGATTGATTAATTTATGCATTTCCATTCTTGTACTTTTTCATTCCACTCAAGCACAAAATCCCGTTACTTTTAGCAACTATACCATTGAAAATGGGCTATCCCAAAATTCAGTGATATCAATTACCCAGGATAAATCTGACTTTATGTGGTTCGGCACCCGACAGGGATTAAACCGATATGATGGCTATCAGTTTAAAAGCTATATAAATCATCCGGCAGACAGGAATAGTCTTTCTAATAATGAAGTCCAGGCTATGCTTACGGATTCGGAAGGCACCTTATGGGTAGGAACGGCGAACGGACTGAATAGATATGATTCCAAGACAGATACCTTTATACAAATCCATACCCGTTCCAAAAAAGGCGTAAACAGTGGAGGGATTGAGTGCCTTTATGAAGACCCTGACAAAAATTTATGGGTAGGGACTTTACGTGGACTCAATTTATTAACAGACAAAAGCAAAAACACTTTTAAAGCTTTCCAGTTTAAGGGAATAAAAGATGATGGCATCTACACTGTATACGCCATTTTTAAAGATTCCCGTGGCAATTTATGGATTGGAACCGACAGCGGATTATTATGCATGTCCCTAAAAAATGGCCGCTATCAATATGAACGTTTTAAATATGGTGCTGAAAATAAATCGGGGATCAGTTCAAATTACATCACCTGCATCAATGCTGATGCTCAGCAAAATTTATGGATAGGGACGAGTAATGGCGTATGCTTGTTTAATTATGCTACCAAATCTTTTACCGTCTATGGACATGACAATAAAAACCCCAACTCTATTGTTCACAATGACATTAGGACAATCACCCGAGATCAACAGGGTATGCTCTGGATTGGCACTCAGGAAGGTTTAAGTATTTTAGATCCGGTAAGTAAAAAGTTTACCAATTACCAACATGATCCTGAGTTGAAAAATAGCATCAGCCACAATTCTGTCCATAGTATTTATCAGGACGTTAATAAAACCATGTGGGTGGGCACTTACTTTGGGGGCGTTAATTATAGCCACCTGATTTCTACAAGGTTTAAAACTTATCAGAATAGCAAGTTAAAGTCCAGCATCAGTAGCAACATCGTCAGCTCTATTGTAGAGGATGAGCACAACAACTTGTGGATTGGGACTGAAGGTGGTGGCTTAGATTATCTGGATAGCAAGACAAATAATTATACGATCTACAAAACAAATCCTAAGGATCCAACAAGCATCACTTCTAACCTTGTAAAAATCATGTGCAAGGAGAATTCTGGCAAGGGTGAGCTTATTATTGGTACACATTATGGTGGGTTAAATATTTTTAATCCCAAAACAGGGCAGTTTAAGCATATTCTTAATGTAAAAGATGCCAAAAACACGATTGGTACTGCCGAAATTCTGGCTTTGAGACAGGATAGTTATGGGACAATATGGATTGGGTCAAGAAATGGATTAACCATTTTAAGAAGGCAGAATGGAACCTTTCCTGATCACACCACAAAAAGTGTTTTAGACAAATATTTCAAAAGTAAAAAAGGTGTACAGGTTCTTTTTGAAGACGGCAACAAAAAACTTTGGCTGGGAACATCTGCGGGTTTATACCGATATAATTTTAGCTCCCGAATTTTAACACCGTTTACCAAAAAGGAGAATGACAGTACCAGATTGCAATCTGATTATATCAACTGTGTGGTTCAAACAACTAAAGGTTTAATCTGTGTAGGTACTTATTTTGGCGGTATCAGTGTTTATAATGAGCAGACAAACCATTTTAAAACCTATATGGAAGTAGATGGTCTGGCCAATAACAATGTGCTTGGAATTGTTGAGGATGGCTCAGGCAATTTATGGATCAGTACGGCTAATGGCTTATCAGAATTAAATTTAAACACCGGGAAGTTTAGAAATTATACCAGGAGTGATGGCCTGGCAGGAAATGAGTTTAATGCCCGTTCTTACTTTAAAGACAGTAAAGGGGAGATCTTTTTAGGGGGATTAAATGGTTTAACCTCTTTTCATCCCAAAGAAATTGAAACGAACAAATATAAAGCACCGGTTGTTTTTACGGGTTTAAAATTATTTAATCAGCCGATAGAGGTTGGCGGGCCTGATCAGCTTTTAAAGCAGCAAATTCTGAGCACTAAAGAAATTACCTTTAAACATGATCAAAACCATTTTACATTAGGCTTCGCCTTATTAAATTATATCAAACCCGACAAAAATAAATATGCTTACAAATTAGAGGGCTATGATGAACAATGGAACTATACAAATAATCCCAGTGCTATCTATACCAATTTACCTTCGGGCAGCTACCATTTTATAGTTAAGGGGCTCAATAATGATGGAATACCGGGGAGCAATCAGGCCGGCATCAATATAAAAATCCTCCCCCCTATATGGGCCAGCTGGTGGGCTTATGTATTTTATGCGCTGCTGTTTTCTGTGATTTTGTTCCTTACAGTAAGGTATCTTTTTATCCGGGCATTGTTAAAAAGGTCGGAGGATGTACAAAAGATGAAATTGAACTTCTTCACTTACATATCACATGAAATACGTACTCCTCTAACCTTAATTCTTGGTCCGCTTGAGCATCTGTTAAAAACTACGAAGGATAATCCTGAAATTAACAAGCAGGTACTTCCTATTAAAAACAACGCAGACCGACTAATGAGGCTCATCACAGAGCTAATGGACTTTAGGAAGGTAGAGACCGGCAACTTAAAATTACATGTGAGCAGCGGCAATATTATTGAGTTTACACAGGAAATTTTCCATGCTTTCCAGCATCTGGCTGATACCCGGGCTATTCATTATATATTTGACCATAAACAGGAATATATAGAACTGCATTTTGATAAGGTTCAACTTGAAAAAGTACTATTTAACCTGCTTTCCAATGCTTTTAAATTTACAGGTGGCCATGGTAGCATCCAGGTTTCTATAGAAGAAACGGTTCAGGAAGTGGTCCTAAAAGTTAGAGATAATGGAAAAGGTATCCCTCTGGAGAGTCAGCAAAAGCTATTTAGCGACTTCTTTCAGGTTGATGAGCGGGGATCAGGACACATCGGTTCCGGTATAGGTCTGGCGCTATCTAAAAGTATTGTAGAATCTCATCACGGAAGTATAGGGATTGAGAGTAATCCGGCAACAGCCACTCAGCCTGGTGATACCTGCTTTACCTTAACGCTTAAAAAGGGAAAAAGCCACTTTAAAAACAATGAGTTTACAGATGATCAATATCACCATTCGGGAAATACAATATATACTGTACCTGTAGCGATCTCTAATCTTGAAGCGGAAACGAAAATTACCCATGGAGAAACGATTTTAATTGTTGAAGACAATCCCGAGATCAGACAAATGCTAATGGGTTTGTTAGGGACCGACTATCGGCTTAATGAAACTGCAGATGGATTGGATGGTTGGGAAACGGCTGTTGAGTTGCTCCCGGATTTGATTATTTGTGATGTGATGATGCCAGTAATGGATGGGCTGGAACTGTGTAAAAAACTAAAAACTGATGAACGGACCAGCCATATTCCTGTCATTCTGCTCACTGCAAAATCCTCTCAGATTCATCAGGTAGATGGATTGGAGACTGGGGCCGATTGCTATATCACCAAACCCTTCAACATTGACTTGCTGAAACTGAACATCAGAAATCTCTTACAATCGAGAGCAACGATGCGACAGAAATTTAGTAAAGAGGTAAACCTCCAACCTCAAAACATTACGGTTAGCACTGTAGAACATGCTTTTATGATTAAAATAGTGCAATATATAGAGGATCACATGTCTGAACAAGATTTTAATGTTCCGGAGTTGGCCGCGAATATCGGCATGAGCCAACCTGTATTGTATAAAAAAATCAGGGCGATTACGGATCTCTCTGTAAATGATTTTATAAAAACGATCCGATTAAAAAAGGCTGCCCAACTGTTTGCTCAAAAAACATACAATGTATCAGAAGTTTCGTACCTGGTTGGTTTTAACGACCCTAAATACTTTAGCCGGGAATTTAAAAAACAGTTTGGACATACACCAAAAGCTTATGTAAATTCTTTAACAGAACAGGAATCATAA
- a CDS encoding SusC/RagA family TonB-linked outer membrane protein, with product MNKHRLIPCQCILVSFFLVGLGFPLSSFGFNTLNRSSFVFFQDTTSRSDKDTVAADSGSVKLRRFVSVKNVDSLPLKQLGLFPFSSLQQMLKGNVAGVYVQETSGEPGTSEQSMMIRGLPMPLLSRKDIYQVQPTVYLNGIPLIQDNPLMFDVQRFDYLPIGPATDLLSTIDLDNVESINVIKGGAAAAVYGPRAANGAIFITTKNAQEGLNQISFNSYYGMVQKDQVIPANAKNENDFRMPFYRKFASPTDMDNYPAYLRDATNENYYGPSNWTDLYYKNSPVHNINGSITGGTNRSNFRFFAGNTQSAGNADDTKLDKYVASFFINMLPLKWLTVSSMINATRLDRNRNKSFRDRFAEMQYVPDLSSPISPNKLIYGSLLDEYKNRAIDKNKINSVQGYFSLNAKIKDIDFISRIGFDYNEGLRDVFYPSTMFDGNNFVSNYFGYNQRVVIDNVLRYKYHFNEQHSLNLEAGHSFQADVNKYNYAFGYKGSSDYIKINVVNGDPKSDQYLLPKDFIVSRFTDRQKSNLSSLYARATYNFKDDLSFTVVARTDGSSNMQPSARWFFSPAISADYNLKNALLKDNSTFSKLLLSASWSRIGNLISNDHFAAGPQYNVDLGWSGNPAFYSYGGFGTLSRPYTTGWIGYDIPWSYVQETNVGIDAGFFNDRLQTRFELYSKNNNRMLLPMPVNAESGYAAAYQSGMDVNNSGAELILQAEVLKGRKGQLSWTSSFNAAYNKNKLKALPGGISEILIGTQKLVVGQAIDKFWVLQTDGVFNSDIEVPVDPKTFQIFNYKGLPFHGGDPRWKDLNGDYTINEADKVPLGNYIPKFTGNFSNQFNYGSFGLNFNLYFALGRNILNQAVANRFDFINRKGKNDIAAVDEITFWQTDFDASKYPVYNPWSAVQSYRPDQDIFIENGSYLKLRSVSLSYDLARLSFLNPRKRAQNKFLVYMTATNLFTITPYTGGDPEVVGYTGIDTGHGLSMPKTYILGIKVDL from the coding sequence ATGAATAAACATCGACTAATCCCTTGTCAATGTATCCTTGTGTCTTTTTTTCTTGTTGGTCTTGGGTTTCCGCTAAGTAGCTTCGGCTTTAATACCTTAAACCGAAGTAGCTTTGTATTTTTTCAGGATACTACAAGCCGTTCCGATAAGGATACGGTGGCAGCGGATTCCGGAAGCGTAAAATTAAGGCGCTTTGTATCAGTAAAGAACGTTGATTCATTGCCATTAAAACAACTTGGCCTGTTTCCCTTTAGCTCCCTTCAGCAGATGCTTAAAGGTAATGTCGCTGGCGTATACGTACAGGAAACCAGTGGCGAACCTGGTACCTCAGAACAAAGTATGATGATCAGGGGTTTGCCAATGCCGCTCTTATCAAGAAAAGACATCTATCAGGTTCAGCCTACCGTATATCTGAATGGCATTCCGCTGATTCAGGACAATCCACTGATGTTTGATGTACAGCGGTTTGATTACCTACCTATTGGTCCCGCAACTGACCTGCTTTCCACGATTGATCTGGATAATGTAGAATCCATCAATGTCATTAAGGGTGGGGCAGCCGCAGCCGTTTATGGGCCAAGGGCAGCCAATGGGGCGATCTTTATCACCACCAAAAATGCACAGGAAGGATTAAATCAAATCAGCTTCAACAGCTATTATGGAATGGTACAGAAAGATCAGGTTATACCTGCCAATGCTAAAAACGAAAATGATTTTAGGATGCCGTTTTATAGGAAGTTCGCCAGTCCAACGGATATGGATAATTATCCGGCGTATCTGAGAGATGCCACCAACGAAAACTATTACGGCCCTTCAAACTGGACAGATCTTTATTACAAAAATAGCCCTGTACATAACATCAACGGAAGTATCACAGGAGGAACAAACCGCTCTAATTTCCGCTTTTTCGCAGGAAATACGCAAAGTGCAGGGAATGCGGATGATACGAAGCTCGATAAATATGTAGCCTCCTTCTTTATCAATATGCTGCCATTAAAGTGGCTTACAGTTTCCAGTATGATCAATGCCACAAGACTTGATCGCAACAGGAATAAGTCATTCAGAGATCGTTTTGCTGAAATGCAATATGTTCCTGACTTATCTAGTCCAATCTCACCGAATAAACTTATTTACGGCAGTTTGCTGGACGAGTATAAAAACAGGGCGATAGATAAGAACAAAATCAACTCAGTTCAGGGCTACTTTTCTCTAAATGCCAAAATAAAAGATATTGATTTTATTTCCCGTATTGGGTTCGATTACAATGAAGGATTGCGCGATGTGTTTTATCCTTCAACCATGTTTGATGGGAACAATTTTGTGTCTAATTATTTTGGCTACAACCAACGTGTGGTGATTGATAATGTATTGAGGTACAAATATCACTTTAACGAGCAACACAGTTTAAACTTAGAAGCAGGGCATTCCTTCCAGGCTGATGTGAACAAATACAATTATGCATTTGGCTATAAAGGATCAAGTGATTACATCAAGATTAACGTGGTAAATGGAGATCCTAAAAGCGATCAGTACCTACTTCCTAAGGATTTTATTGTGTCGAGATTTACCGATCGTCAGAAATCTAACCTGAGCTCATTGTATGCGAGAGCCACATACAATTTTAAGGATGATTTAAGCTTTACGGTCGTAGCTCGTACTGATGGTTCTTCTAATATGCAGCCGAGTGCGCGCTGGTTCTTTTCGCCAGCCATCAGCGCAGATTATAACCTGAAAAATGCCTTGTTAAAAGACAATTCTACTTTTTCTAAATTATTGCTTTCTGCGTCCTGGAGTCGTATAGGGAATCTGATTTCAAATGATCATTTTGCCGCAGGGCCACAGTACAATGTAGATCTGGGCTGGTCTGGAAATCCTGCATTCTATTCTTATGGAGGGTTCGGGACTTTATCCAGACCATATACCACAGGATGGATTGGCTATGATATCCCATGGTCTTATGTGCAGGAAACAAATGTGGGTATAGATGCAGGCTTCTTTAACGACCGTTTACAAACGCGGTTCGAGCTCTATTCTAAAAATAACAACCGTATGTTGTTGCCTATGCCGGTAAATGCCGAGTCGGGTTATGCAGCGGCTTACCAAAGTGGAATGGATGTCAACAACAGTGGCGCCGAACTAATTTTGCAAGCCGAAGTATTGAAAGGAAGAAAAGGTCAATTGAGCTGGACGAGTAGTTTCAATGCTGCTTATAATAAAAACAAATTGAAAGCCCTGCCAGGAGGAATCTCAGAGATCCTTATCGGAACACAAAAGCTGGTAGTAGGGCAGGCCATAGATAAATTCTGGGTACTGCAAACCGATGGTGTATTTAATTCGGATATAGAAGTACCTGTAGATCCTAAAACCTTTCAGATTTTTAACTACAAAGGATTGCCATTCCATGGTGGAGACCCAAGATGGAAAGACTTGAATGGTGATTATACCATTAATGAAGCGGATAAAGTACCGTTAGGCAATTACATTCCAAAGTTTACGGGGAACTTCTCCAACCAGTTTAATTATGGCAGTTTTGGATTGAACTTCAATCTTTACTTTGCCCTTGGACGCAATATCCTAAATCAGGCTGTTGCCAACCGCTTCGACTTCATCAACAGAAAAGGGAAGAACGACATTGCAGCTGTAGATGAGATTACTTTTTGGCAAACCGATTTCGATGCCTCAAAATATCCGGTATACAATCCGTGGAGTGCTGTGCAGTCCTACCGTCCTGATCAGGATATATTCATTGAAAACGGTTCATATCTAAAGCTTCGTTCTGTATCCTTGAGCTATGATTTAGCCAGACTTAGTTTCTTAAATCCAAGAAAAAGAGCACAAAACAAATTTTTGGTTTACATGACTGCTACCAACTTATTCACCATTACCCCATATACAGGAGGCGATCCGGAAGTTGTGGGCTATACCGGCATCGATACCGGTCACGGATTATCCATGCCAAAGACATACATATTAGGTATTAAGGTTGATTTATAG
- a CDS encoding RagB/SusD family nutrient uptake outer membrane protein, whose amino-acid sequence MRFNTTISFFRIFSGTLILAVLMSGCNKKLDIDSTHLVNEKNNWKSITDTRSALLGTYGLLRAAMADNNAHWLYGELRNGDFQATSRLDLKAIIGSNLNAPYPVVQSLSSWRRFYAVINSASIFIDRAHEVMALDKQYTEKNYQVDIAQMHALRAFAYFYMTRIWGDVPLIKSVNDGSFERAKRTPKEEVLAYAESELLKAVKDLPYKYGDIYDPVFPGLYYGQGIAGWNGVLLTKVSAYAILAHIAAWNERYIDASGYARFVLDNAGKAGSSYMNTAFLTRVDGFFYDKNTNQIFGLPFAWSDREASLDGHIEDLTLAAPLVVRPVPQIYMTDQTILSIFDEDKDERFSINPANGRAVTDYFTGFGSSNTIFSKIKCIRNASTDGSLGLFSSAIIFTRLEEITLLYAESMAVLDNMGVAVDALDDVRLSRGLPRYTGPVSGVIDAIFKERRRELMGEGWRWYDQVRYNRIKKNDAQFNKLISTNGIFWPIGQDVLRNNSLLVQNEYWR is encoded by the coding sequence ATGAGGTTCAATACAACAATAAGTTTCTTCCGCATTTTTTCAGGAACATTAATCCTGGCGGTGCTGATGTCTGGATGTAATAAAAAGTTGGATATAGATTCAACACACCTGGTAAACGAAAAAAACAACTGGAAATCAATTACTGATACTCGCTCTGCATTGCTTGGAACCTATGGTTTGCTAAGAGCAGCCATGGCTGATAACAATGCACACTGGCTTTATGGTGAATTGCGGAATGGTGATTTTCAGGCCACATCGAGATTGGATTTAAAAGCAATTATAGGCAGTAATCTAAATGCGCCATATCCGGTCGTACAGTCATTAAGCAGCTGGCGCAGGTTTTACGCTGTGATCAATAGTGCCAGCATTTTTATCGATCGTGCACATGAAGTGATGGCTTTGGATAAGCAGTATACTGAAAAAAATTATCAGGTCGATATTGCCCAAATGCATGCATTACGCGCTTTTGCCTATTTCTATATGACCCGCATTTGGGGTGATGTGCCATTGATTAAATCTGTTAACGATGGCTCTTTCGAGCGAGCTAAGCGCACACCAAAAGAAGAAGTACTGGCTTATGCAGAAAGTGAACTGTTAAAAGCAGTAAAAGATTTGCCTTACAAATATGGGGATATATATGATCCGGTTTTTCCGGGCTTGTATTACGGACAGGGAATTGCAGGCTGGAATGGCGTACTGTTGACCAAAGTTTCGGCCTATGCTATTTTAGCACACATTGCTGCCTGGAACGAGCGCTATATAGATGCGTCGGGTTATGCACGTTTTGTGCTTGACAACGCGGGGAAGGCTGGTTCAAGTTATATGAACACGGCATTTTTGACCAGGGTTGATGGCTTTTTTTACGATAAAAATACCAATCAGATCTTTGGATTGCCTTTTGCCTGGAGCGATAGGGAGGCTAGTCTCGACGGACACATAGAAGATCTTACGTTGGCGGCACCGCTTGTGGTACGACCTGTTCCTCAAATATACATGACTGACCAGACCATCCTGTCCATTTTTGATGAAGATAAAGACGAGCGTTTCTCTATAAACCCGGCCAATGGTAGGGCAGTAACTGATTATTTTACCGGATTTGGAAGTTCAAATACCATTTTCAGTAAAATTAAGTGTATTCGCAACGCTTCAACAGATGGCTCGCTGGGACTATTCAGCTCTGCCATCATTTTTACCCGTTTGGAAGAGATTACCTTGTTATATGCCGAATCAATGGCTGTTTTGGACAATATGGGGGTAGCAGTAGATGCATTAGATGATGTACGTCTTTCAAGGGGATTACCTCGGTATACTGGTCCGGTTTCAGGTGTAATTGATGCAATTTTTAAAGAACGTAGAAGAGAACTCATGGGTGAAGGCTGGAGGTGGTACGACCAGGTCCGCTATAATCGGATTAAAAAGAACGATGCGCAGTTCAATAAATTAATCAGTACCAACGGCATTTTCTGGCCAATCGGTCAGGATGTACTTCGCAACAATTCATTATTGGTTCAAAACGAATATTGGAGGTAA
- a CDS encoding fasciclin domain-containing protein, translated as MKRNIQLIKGLLILFTAVLFVVACKKDKGAYDFDNQVNEFDGNVYEYLKAQPGVYDSLLKVVDRITWLKDTLSSPSNFTVFAPTNRSFSLALLNLNNIRVSQKKPLINLSNANLAQLDILLNRYFISGKFTTDSLLLTDGASMNTIKYHYEMHAMEVNSNAYGFVHGGPKTIKYSDVKGSQYIVEWQRTTTQAVNIFTRNAVVHVLTPSHEFGFSEFTLRLNK; from the coding sequence ATGAAAAGGAATATACAGTTAATAAAAGGTTTGCTAATCCTGTTTACTGCAGTGCTATTTGTTGTCGCCTGCAAAAAGGATAAGGGAGCTTATGATTTCGATAACCAGGTTAACGAATTTGATGGAAATGTTTACGAGTATCTGAAGGCGCAGCCGGGGGTATACGATTCACTGTTAAAAGTAGTGGATCGCATTACCTGGCTAAAAGATACTTTAAGTTCGCCGTCTAACTTTACGGTTTTTGCACCAACCAACCGAAGCTTTTCTTTGGCATTGTTAAATCTCAATAACATCCGGGTTTCACAGAAAAAGCCGCTGATAAACTTAAGTAATGCTAATCTGGCTCAGCTGGATATCCTATTGAACAGGTACTTCATCAGCGGAAAGTTCACTACAGACAGCTTATTGCTTACAGATGGTGCATCCATGAATACCATTAAATACCATTACGAGATGCATGCCATGGAGGTGAATTCAAATGCTTATGGTTTTGTACATGGCGGTCCTAAAACCATCAAATACAGCGACGTTAAAGGCTCTCAGTATATCGTAGAGTGGCAAAGAACAACCACTCAGGCGGTAAACATCTTTACCCGCAATGCTGTGGTTCATGTACTTACGCCATCACATGAGTTTGGTTTTAGTGAATTTACCCTTAGGCTCAATAAATAA
- a CDS encoding DUF5007 domain-containing protein: MNSVTKIMINKKYTLAIIPIIFLIGLLGGCKKFLPTDRDTFNVEARFTQTVYTPVLGRTTLMSNNFDAQSSTLPLTFRIVNPRNNDGLIAAELIKPFDVLVWKKAYTGTEKTLAEIEAKRTIEKHPLFEIREHSGEFIMWAAANDRILKSLPDSGYTFDVEVTNNGGRRYFNNMKLQPYKERAFEPNSKDPITGVDLNRQITPTSVVNMVGERTNILLSPGDMNVYMRKVGEGNSLTFRFQDSVFNAINPNKFNLTKWNTLVHGFDMEKTNTYVRYKVAYPIPLVSIPTQYTSLDGRQASVGFAYERLGFGGIKEIGGFTFNFNIYQQGDWEIIFWFNRDNPRFENE, translated from the coding sequence ATGAATTCAGTTACCAAGATCATGATAAATAAAAAATATACACTGGCCATAATCCCTATAATTTTCCTGATCGGATTACTGGGGGGCTGTAAAAAATTCTTGCCTACGGACCGGGATACCTTTAACGTGGAGGCACGGTTCACCCAAACGGTATACACGCCGGTATTGGGACGCACAACCTTAATGTCCAATAATTTTGATGCACAAAGCTCTACCTTACCGCTAACCTTCAGAATTGTTAATCCAAGAAATAACGATGGATTAATTGCGGCCGAGCTGATCAAGCCTTTCGATGTATTGGTTTGGAAAAAGGCTTATACAGGGACAGAGAAAACTTTGGCAGAGATTGAAGCGAAAAGAACGATTGAAAAGCATCCACTGTTCGAGATCAGGGAACATTCGGGGGAATTCATTATGTGGGCAGCGGCAAATGACCGCATTTTAAAATCCCTTCCCGATTCAGGTTATACTTTTGATGTGGAGGTAACCAACAATGGCGGTCGCAGGTATTTTAACAATATGAAGCTGCAGCCCTATAAAGAAAGGGCGTTTGAACCAAACTCTAAAGATCCCATAACAGGAGTTGATTTAAACAGGCAGATCACACCCACTTCAGTGGTCAATATGGTTGGAGAGCGCACAAATATCCTCTTATCCCCGGGTGATATGAATGTTTATATGCGAAAAGTCGGTGAAGGAAACTCCCTGACCTTTCGCTTTCAGGACTCAGTATTCAACGCAATTAATCCAAATAAGTTTAACCTAACCAAATGGAATACACTGGTACATGGGTTCGATATGGAGAAAACAAATACCTATGTAAGGTATAAGGTAGCCTATCCAATTCCATTGGTATCCATTCCTACACAATATACTTCTCTTGATGGCAGGCAGGCGAGTGTTGGCTTTGCTTATGAACGCCTTGGCTTTGGGGGTATTAAGGAAATCGGGGGATTTACTTTCAACTTCAACATCTACCAACAGGGCGATTGGGAAATCATTTTTTGGTTTAACCGGGACAACCCAAGATTCGAAAATGAATGA